The following proteins are co-located in the Candidatus Tanganyikabacteria bacterium genome:
- a CDS encoding DJ-1/PfpI family protein gives MAKPRVLVPVMTDFEEIEFVTVVDVLRRAGITVVTAGLSPNPIAGAHGIQVHADASISEVEPDGFDAIALPGGKGTPILREDRRVAALIRSLQARGQVVAAICAAPTVLSDLGLLKGRNATSHPSKRSEIACGRYLEKAVVVDGQVLTSRGAGTALAFALDLAARLVGVEKAEEVAMAVLADWEPAGAAPAR, from the coding sequence ATGGCGAAGCCGCGAGTCCTGGTCCCGGTCATGACCGACTTCGAGGAAATCGAGTTCGTCACCGTCGTGGACGTGCTGCGGCGCGCCGGGATCACCGTCGTGACGGCCGGACTCAGCCCCAACCCCATCGCCGGCGCCCACGGCATCCAGGTGCACGCCGACGCCTCCATCTCGGAGGTGGAGCCCGACGGTTTCGACGCCATCGCCCTGCCAGGGGGCAAGGGCACGCCCATCCTGCGCGAGGATCGGCGCGTGGCGGCGCTGATTCGTTCGTTGCAGGCGAGGGGCCAGGTGGTCGCCGCCATCTGCGCGGCGCCCACCGTCCTCTCGGATCTCGGCCTGCTCAAGGGCCGCAATGCCACCAGCCATCCGTCCAAGCGGTCCGAGATCGCCTGCGGGCGGTACCTCGAGAAGGCGGTCGTCGTGGACGGCCAGGTCCTCACGAGCCGGGGGGCCGGCACGGCGCTGGCCTTCGCGCTGGATCTGGCGGCACGCCTGGTGGGAGTCGAGAAGGCCGAGGAGGTCGCGATGGCCGTCCTCGCCGACTGGGAGCCCGCCGGCGCGGCGCCTGCACGTTAA